Proteins co-encoded in one Rudaeicoccus suwonensis genomic window:
- a CDS encoding cupin domain-containing protein has protein sequence MSDNAFEQIFPTGKPNDAFAQYFIGQSYNAPVVYGSIPVNNITFEPACRNNWHIHHGTDGGGDQVLICTAGSGWYQADGEEPVSMVPGTAIRVPAGTKHWHGAKADSWFSHLAFITSGEGVSNEWLEPVTDEVYGQLPTTDGR, from the coding sequence ATGAGTGACAACGCATTCGAGCAGATCTTCCCGACCGGGAAGCCCAACGACGCCTTCGCACAGTACTTCATCGGGCAGAGCTACAACGCCCCGGTCGTCTACGGGAGCATCCCAGTCAACAACATCACCTTCGAGCCCGCGTGCCGCAACAACTGGCACATCCACCACGGCACCGACGGCGGAGGCGATCAGGTCCTGATCTGCACCGCCGGGTCCGGCTGGTACCAGGCCGACGGCGAAGAACCGGTCAGCATGGTCCCGGGCACCGCGATCCGCGTCCCGGCCGGCACCAAACACTGGCACGGCGCGAAGGCCGACTCCTGGTTCTCCCACCTGGCCTTCATCACCTCCGGCGAGGGCGTCAGCAACGAATGGCTCGAGCCGGTCACCGACGAGGTGTACGGCCAGCTGCCCACCACCGACGGAAGGTGA
- the gap gene encoding type I glyceraldehyde-3-phosphate dehydrogenase translates to MTVRVGINGFGRIGRNFFRAVVASGADIEIVGVNDLTDNKSLALLLKYDSILGRFDGDVTATDTEITAGGKTFKAFAERDPANLPWGELGADIVVESTGIFTDAEKAKVHIAGGAKKVIISAPAKNEDITIVMGVNDGQYDPAAHHIISNASCTTNCLGPMAKALNDEFGIVKGLMTTIHAYTQDQNLQDGPHKDPRRARAAALNIVPTSTGAAKAIGLVLPELKGKLDGYALRVPTPTGSATDLTFEAGRETTVEEVNAAVEKAADGKFLRYTSDPIVSSDIVTDPASCIFDSGLTKVIGNQVKVVGWYDNEWGYSNRLVDLVGLVGKDL, encoded by the coding sequence ATGACCGTCCGTGTTGGAATCAATGGCTTTGGTCGCATCGGCCGCAACTTCTTCCGGGCCGTCGTGGCTTCCGGAGCCGACATCGAGATCGTCGGTGTCAACGACCTGACCGACAACAAGTCCTTGGCGTTGCTGCTGAAGTACGACTCGATCCTGGGCCGCTTCGACGGCGACGTCACCGCGACGGACACCGAGATCACCGCCGGCGGCAAGACCTTCAAAGCCTTCGCGGAGCGAGACCCCGCAAACCTGCCCTGGGGCGAACTCGGCGCGGACATCGTCGTGGAGTCCACCGGCATCTTCACCGATGCCGAGAAGGCCAAGGTGCACATCGCCGGTGGGGCGAAGAAGGTCATCATCTCGGCGCCGGCCAAGAACGAGGACATCACGATCGTGATGGGTGTCAACGACGGTCAGTACGATCCGGCGGCACACCACATCATCTCCAACGCGTCCTGCACCACCAACTGTCTCGGCCCGATGGCTAAGGCGCTGAACGACGAGTTCGGCATCGTCAAGGGCCTGATGACGACGATCCACGCCTACACCCAGGACCAGAACCTGCAGGACGGTCCGCACAAGGACCCCCGTCGTGCACGTGCCGCGGCACTCAACATCGTGCCGACCTCGACCGGTGCCGCCAAGGCGATCGGCCTGGTGCTGCCGGAGTTGAAGGGCAAGCTCGACGGCTACGCCCTGCGCGTGCCGACGCCCACCGGCTCGGCCACCGATCTGACCTTCGAGGCCGGTCGCGAGACCACTGTCGAAGAGGTCAACGCCGCGGTCGAAAAGGCCGCCGACGGCAAGTTCCTGCGCTACACCAGCGACCCGATCGTGTCCTCCGACATCGTCACCGACCCGGCGTCGTGCATCTTCGACTCCGGACTGACCAAGGTCATCGGCAACCAGGTCAAGGTTGTCGGCTGGTACGACAACGAGTGGGGTTACTCCAACCGCCTGGTCGACCTGGTCGGTCTCGTCGGCAAGGATCTCTGA
- the rapZ gene encoding RNase adapter RapZ, whose protein sequence is MSENDESAPRSAELIVVTGMSGAGRTTAANVLEDRGWYVIDNLPPQLLVSMADLIARDDETMPKLAAVVDVRSRTFFSDFQVGLDHLRDKGWQPSVVFMDATDEALVRRFESVRRPHPLQGEGRLLEGIIREREILRDLRSNADMLIDTSGLNVHQLSAKVREFIGGDDGPALRIAVLSFGFKYGIPLDADLVFDMRFLPNPFWNPQLRPHTGREAVVADYVLAQPGAQEFLHGTLELMKPMIAGYLREGRSYVTLAVGCTGGKHRSVAMAEALATRLDHEDVHALVVHRDLGRE, encoded by the coding sequence ATGAGCGAGAACGACGAGTCAGCGCCCCGCTCCGCCGAACTCATCGTGGTCACCGGCATGAGCGGCGCAGGCCGCACCACCGCCGCGAACGTGCTGGAGGACCGTGGTTGGTATGTCATCGACAATCTGCCACCGCAGTTGCTGGTGTCGATGGCCGATCTGATCGCCCGCGACGACGAGACCATGCCCAAACTGGCGGCCGTCGTCGACGTCCGCTCCCGCACGTTCTTCTCCGACTTTCAGGTGGGCCTGGACCACCTGCGCGACAAGGGCTGGCAGCCGTCCGTGGTCTTCATGGACGCCACCGACGAGGCGTTGGTGCGCCGGTTCGAGTCGGTGCGCAGACCGCACCCGCTACAGGGGGAGGGTCGGCTGCTCGAAGGCATCATCCGCGAGCGCGAGATCCTGCGCGACCTGCGATCGAACGCCGACATGCTCATCGACACCAGTGGTCTGAACGTGCACCAGTTGAGCGCGAAGGTGCGTGAGTTCATCGGCGGCGACGACGGTCCCGCGCTGCGCATTGCCGTGCTCTCGTTCGGATTCAAGTACGGCATCCCGCTCGACGCCGACCTGGTCTTCGACATGCGCTTCCTGCCCAACCCGTTCTGGAATCCGCAGCTGCGCCCGCACACGGGGCGTGAGGCCGTCGTCGCCGACTACGTGCTCGCTCAGCCCGGTGCCCAGGAGTTCCTGCACGGCACCCTCGAGTTGATGAAGCCGATGATCGCCGGATACCTGCGCGAGGGCCGTAGCTACGTCACACTCGCGGTCGGGTGCACCGGCGGCAAGCATCGCTCGGTGGCGATGGCGGAGGCTCTCGCCACCCGCCTGGACCATGAGGATGTGCACGCTCTCGTCGTCCACCGTGATCTGGGCCGCGAATGA
- a CDS encoding phosphoglycerate kinase, which translates to MRTISDLGNLRGKTVLVRSDLNVPLDSSGAITDDGRVRASVPTIRSLSQAGARVVVCAHLGRPKGAPEEKYSLRPVADRLSELLDFPVLFATDTVGESANGTVDRLNDGDVALLENLRFNPGETSKDDAERGAFADQLSHLADVFVSDGFGVVHRKQASVYDIAERLPQAAGGLVETEVAVLERLTRPRRPYAVALGGAKVSDKLGVIENLLKQADMLLIGGGMVFTFLAAQGYEVGTSLLEADQVARVRGYLVEAENRGVDIVLPVDIVAATAFSADAEHEVVPAGAIPADRMGLDIGPESAQLFARKIRSAKTVFWNGPMGAFEMAPYADGTREVAQALVDATAAGATTVVGGGDSAAAVRQLGFADDAFTHISTGGGASLEFLEGKTLPGLSVLDD; encoded by the coding sequence ATGCGCACGATCTCCGATCTGGGCAACCTGCGCGGCAAGACCGTCCTGGTGCGCAGCGACCTGAACGTCCCGCTGGACTCGAGCGGCGCTATCACCGATGACGGCCGGGTCCGCGCATCCGTGCCGACGATCCGCTCACTGTCGCAGGCGGGCGCGCGCGTGGTCGTGTGCGCCCACCTGGGCCGGCCGAAGGGCGCTCCCGAGGAGAAGTACTCGCTGCGTCCAGTCGCCGACCGGTTGTCCGAACTGCTCGATTTTCCAGTGCTGTTCGCCACCGACACCGTCGGTGAGTCTGCCAATGGCACCGTCGACCGGCTCAATGACGGCGACGTGGCGTTGTTGGAGAACCTGCGGTTCAACCCGGGCGAGACCAGCAAGGACGACGCCGAGCGTGGTGCCTTCGCGGATCAGCTGTCACACCTGGCCGACGTCTTCGTCAGCGACGGCTTCGGTGTGGTCCACCGCAAGCAGGCCAGTGTCTACGACATCGCCGAGCGGCTGCCGCAGGCGGCCGGCGGCCTCGTCGAGACCGAGGTGGCCGTGCTGGAGCGACTGACCCGGCCCCGGCGGCCGTATGCCGTGGCTCTGGGCGGTGCGAAGGTCAGCGACAAACTCGGCGTGATCGAGAACCTGCTCAAGCAGGCCGACATGCTGCTCATCGGTGGCGGAATGGTGTTCACCTTCCTCGCGGCACAGGGCTATGAGGTTGGCACCAGCCTGCTCGAGGCCGACCAGGTTGCCCGGGTCCGCGGCTATCTCGTCGAGGCCGAGAACCGCGGCGTCGACATCGTTCTGCCGGTCGACATCGTTGCCGCAACGGCCTTCTCGGCCGATGCCGAGCACGAGGTCGTGCCGGCCGGCGCCATACCTGCCGACCGGATGGGCCTCGACATCGGTCCGGAGTCAGCGCAGTTGTTCGCGCGCAAGATCCGATCCGCCAAGACGGTCTTCTGGAACGGCCCGATGGGTGCCTTCGAGATGGCTCCGTATGCCGACGGCACCCGCGAGGTCGCGCAGGCTCTCGTCGATGCCACGGCCGCCGGGGCCACGACTGTCGTGGGCGGTGGCGACTCTGCAGCAGCAGTGCGCCAACTGGGCTTCGCCGACGACGCCTTCACCCACATCTCCACCGGCGGCGGCGCCAGTCTGGAGTTCCTCGAAGGCAAGACGCTGCCCGGTCTCAGCGTGCTGGACGACTGA
- a CDS encoding RNA polymerase-binding protein RbpA, with translation MAGGNAIRGSRVGAGPMGEAERGESAPRVVVSYWCSNGHHTRPSFAQEHGLAVPETWDCPRCGLPAGQDQDNPPAPPRVEPYKTHLAYVKERRSDEEGAVILDEALDTLRQRGLIR, from the coding sequence GTGGCCGGTGGCAATGCAATCCGTGGCAGCCGCGTCGGTGCGGGACCGATGGGCGAAGCCGAACGTGGCGAGTCCGCGCCGCGTGTGGTCGTGTCGTACTGGTGCTCCAACGGGCACCACACCCGTCCGAGCTTCGCGCAGGAGCACGGCCTCGCCGTGCCCGAGACGTGGGACTGTCCGCGATGCGGCCTGCCCGCCGGCCAGGACCAGGACAACCCGCCGGCACCGCCGCGCGTCGAGCCCTACAAGACGCACCTGGCCTACGTGAAGGAACGTCGCAGCGACGAAGAAGGCGCCGTGATCCTCGACGAGGCACTGGACACCCTGCGTCAGCGGGGCCTCATTCGCTGA
- a CDS encoding gluconeogenesis factor YvcK family protein: MSRRPAIAALGGGHGLFASLQALQLVTDKITAIVTVADDGGSSGRLRQEFDILPPGDLRMALAALCDSSEWGLQWRDALQHRFAGDGPLGGHALGNLIIASLWDLLGDPIAGLDLVGRLLGARGRVLPMAAEPLRIEADVLGADPVLPHEVTEIVGQAEVASTSGRVLSVRLHPDPPLACREAVDAVYDADWVILGPGSWFTSVMPHLLVPDLRDALVHTSAKRLLTLNMVMDTGETVGFSASDHLEVLAAHAPDLHLDVVLADPSVVADHGDSLRSTAESLGAEVVFADVADVDQPGSHDTLRLAAAYRDVVE, encoded by the coding sequence ATGAGCCGCCGCCCGGCCATTGCGGCGCTGGGCGGGGGTCACGGACTCTTCGCCTCGCTGCAGGCACTGCAGCTCGTCACCGACAAGATCACCGCCATCGTGACCGTTGCGGACGACGGCGGATCCAGCGGTCGGCTGCGGCAGGAGTTCGACATCCTGCCGCCGGGAGATCTGCGGATGGCGCTGGCGGCGCTGTGCGACAGTTCCGAGTGGGGCCTGCAGTGGCGCGACGCGCTGCAGCACCGGTTCGCAGGTGACGGCCCGCTCGGCGGTCACGCCCTCGGCAACCTCATCATCGCCTCGCTGTGGGACCTGCTCGGCGACCCGATCGCCGGTCTGGACCTGGTCGGCCGGCTGCTCGGTGCACGCGGCCGGGTGCTGCCGATGGCCGCCGAACCCCTGCGCATCGAGGCCGACGTGCTCGGCGCAGACCCGGTCCTGCCGCACGAGGTCACTGAGATCGTCGGGCAGGCAGAGGTCGCCAGCACCTCCGGCCGGGTGCTCAGCGTGCGCCTGCATCCGGACCCGCCGCTCGCCTGCCGCGAAGCCGTCGACGCCGTGTATGACGCGGACTGGGTGATCCTCGGCCCGGGGTCGTGGTTCACCTCCGTGATGCCGCACCTGCTGGTGCCCGACCTGCGCGATGCCCTCGTGCACACCAGCGCCAAGCGGCTGCTGACGCTCAACATGGTCATGGACACCGGTGAGACGGTCGGGTTCAGTGCCTCCGATCACCTCGAGGTGCTCGCCGCGCACGCGCCTGACCTGCACCTCGATGTGGTTCTCGCCGACCCGAGCGTCGTCGCCGATCACGGCGACAGTCTGCGTAGCACAGCCGAATCCCTTGGCGCAGAGGTTGTTTTCGCCGATGTGGCCGATGTCGACCAACCGGGCAGCCATGACACCCTTCGACTGGCGGCGGCCTATCGAGATGTGGTGGAGTGA
- a CDS encoding carboxymuconolactone decarboxylase family protein, with protein MTDHDTPQATGWTGGQRAFGDFAPGLVHYTDKVLFDQVWERKGLSKRDRGLITVAALVATGKTEQLTFHLDYARTNGATEDELKEAILHLAFYTGWPNGMSAMTVAKNIFDTKETA; from the coding sequence ATGACCGACCACGACACACCACAAGCGACCGGTTGGACCGGAGGGCAGCGAGCGTTCGGCGATTTCGCCCCCGGGCTGGTCCACTACACCGACAAGGTGCTGTTCGACCAGGTATGGGAACGCAAGGGGCTGTCCAAACGGGACCGCGGCCTGATCACCGTCGCCGCACTCGTCGCGACCGGCAAGACCGAACAACTGACCTTTCACCTTGACTACGCCCGCACCAACGGGGCCACCGAGGACGAGCTCAAAGAAGCAATCCTGCACCTGGCGTTCTACACCGGGTGGCCCAACGGCATGTCCGCTATGACCGTCGCCAAGAACATCTTCGATACCAAGGAAACAGCATGA
- the secG gene encoding preprotein translocase subunit SecG: MDALRIALQAVVVVSGLFLVLLILLHKGKGGGLSDMFGGGVSSNLGGSSIAERNLNRLTIIASLIWVAAVVGLGLIARFS, translated from the coding sequence GTGGATGCCCTGCGCATCGCTTTACAAGCTGTCGTCGTCGTCAGCGGTCTGTTCCTCGTGCTGTTGATCCTGTTGCACAAGGGCAAGGGCGGCGGCCTCTCGGACATGTTCGGTGGCGGCGTGAGCAGCAACCTGGGTGGGTCCTCCATCGCAGAGCGCAACCTCAATCGCCTGACGATCATCGCCAGCCTCATCTGGGTCGCTGCCGTCGTCGGACTCGGACTCATCGCCCGGTTCTCCTGA
- a CDS encoding aldo/keto reductase: MSSPSWGLGTWFIDDEKAADAVTAAIEIGYRNIDTAQAYGNERGVGEGVHTSGVAREDLFVSTKLAAEIKDFGQASVFPVYTGKWNHAFGTVGRDQTSEPMRREMHEARDDQVSRALCKCRMAVSE, from the coding sequence TTGAGCTCCCCAAGCTGGGGGCTGGGCACCTGGTTCATCGACGACGAGAAGGCAGCTGACGCCGTCACAGCAGCGATCGAGATCGGCTACCGCAACATCGACACCGCGCAGGCCTACGGCAACGAGCGCGGCGTCGGCGAGGGCGTACACACCTCCGGTGTCGCCCGCGAGGACCTGTTCGTGTCGACGAAGCTGGCCGCGGAGATCAAGGACTTCGGCCAGGCCAGCGTCTTCCCCGTCTACACCGGCAAATGGAACCACGCCTTCGGGACTGTCGGACGAGACCAGACGTCTGAGCCGATGCGTCGAGAGATGCACGAAGCCCGGGACGACCAGGTGTCCCGGGCTTTGTGCAAGTGCCGTATGGCGGTCAGCGAATGA
- the uvrC gene encoding excinuclease ABC subunit UvrC encodes MADPSTYRPRPGEIPTDPGVYRFRDKDGRVIYVGKAKSLRSRLSSYFQDISALHPRTRSMVTTGASVEWTVVRNEVEALQLEYSWIKEFDPRFNVKYRDDKSYPYLAVTLGEEFPRAQVMRGSKRKGTRYFGPYAHAWAIRETLDQLLRVFPVRTCSSGVFKRAGQVGRPCLLGYIDKCSAPCVGRVTEAEHREIAEEFCDFMAGNTARFVRRLEQQMRQASDDLDFETAARRRDDIVALQKSLERSAVVLGDATDADVFGIDDDELEAAVQVFHVRGGRVRGQRGWVVDKQSEGDLALAEVVERLLLQVYGGESPEGVPREVLVPVLPPDPESVAQWLSDRRQARVDLRVPQRGDKRTLMETVERNAKQGLARHKVARAGDLTARSQALQDLQEALELPQAPLRIECYDVSHVQGTNVVASMVVFEDGLPRKSEYRRFIVRGTPQPDGSVRVDDTAAMDEVLTRRFRRYLDDRDDAGDIELDDTDQGDDAGVLDRSGRPAPASGPIDEKTGKPKRFAYPPQLVVVDGGKPQVDAATRALEALGIDDVAVVGLAKRLEEVWVPGDDFPVILPRTSDGLYLLQRLRDEAHRFAITFHRQRRSKAMTTSALDDVPGLGAVRRKALLREFGSVKRLKAADVDDLAAVKGIGPGLAATIHAHLREDGDAAPAVNLTTGEVLD; translated from the coding sequence GTGGCAGATCCGTCGACCTACCGTCCCCGTCCCGGGGAGATACCGACCGATCCCGGTGTCTACCGCTTCCGGGACAAGGACGGCCGGGTCATCTACGTCGGCAAGGCCAAATCGCTGCGCAGCCGGCTGTCGTCATACTTTCAGGACATCTCGGCGCTACACCCACGGACCAGGTCGATGGTCACGACCGGCGCCAGCGTCGAATGGACCGTCGTCCGCAACGAGGTCGAAGCCCTGCAGCTGGAGTACTCCTGGATCAAGGAGTTCGATCCGCGCTTCAACGTCAAATACCGCGACGACAAGTCCTACCCCTATCTCGCGGTCACCCTCGGCGAGGAGTTCCCACGCGCCCAGGTGATGCGCGGTTCGAAGCGCAAGGGCACGCGCTACTTCGGCCCGTATGCCCATGCCTGGGCGATCCGCGAGACCCTCGACCAGTTGCTGCGGGTGTTCCCGGTCCGCACCTGCAGCAGCGGAGTCTTCAAACGCGCCGGCCAGGTCGGCCGGCCCTGCCTGCTCGGCTACATCGACAAGTGCTCGGCGCCCTGTGTCGGGCGGGTCACCGAGGCCGAGCATCGCGAGATCGCCGAGGAGTTCTGCGATTTCATGGCTGGCAACACCGCACGCTTCGTCAGACGCCTCGAGCAGCAGATGCGGCAGGCGAGTGACGATCTCGACTTCGAGACCGCGGCGCGGCGGCGCGACGACATCGTCGCCCTGCAGAAGTCGCTCGAACGTTCGGCCGTCGTGCTGGGCGATGCGACCGACGCCGACGTCTTCGGCATCGATGACGACGAGCTCGAAGCAGCAGTCCAGGTCTTCCACGTCCGCGGCGGCCGCGTGCGGGGCCAGCGCGGCTGGGTGGTCGACAAGCAGAGCGAAGGCGATCTGGCACTTGCCGAGGTTGTCGAACGGCTCCTCCTGCAGGTGTATGGCGGAGAGTCACCTGAGGGCGTGCCGCGCGAGGTGCTGGTCCCGGTGCTGCCACCCGATCCGGAATCGGTGGCGCAATGGCTGTCCGATCGCAGGCAGGCCCGCGTGGACCTGCGCGTGCCGCAACGCGGCGACAAGCGCACTCTCATGGAGACCGTCGAACGCAACGCCAAACAGGGGCTGGCCCGGCACAAGGTCGCGCGTGCTGGCGATCTGACAGCGCGCAGCCAGGCCCTGCAGGACCTGCAGGAGGCACTGGAACTGCCGCAGGCGCCGCTGCGCATCGAGTGTTACGACGTCAGCCACGTGCAGGGCACCAATGTGGTCGCGTCGATGGTCGTCTTCGAGGACGGCCTGCCGCGCAAGTCCGAATACCGCCGCTTCATCGTGCGTGGCACACCGCAACCGGACGGCTCGGTGCGTGTCGACGACACCGCTGCGATGGACGAAGTGCTCACTCGCCGGTTTCGTCGTTACCTCGACGACCGCGATGACGCGGGCGACATCGAACTCGACGACACCGACCAGGGCGACGACGCCGGGGTGCTCGACCGTAGCGGCCGGCCGGCTCCCGCCAGCGGGCCGATCGACGAAAAGACCGGCAAACCAAAGCGTTTCGCCTACCCGCCACAACTGGTCGTCGTCGACGGCGGCAAGCCCCAGGTGGACGCCGCCACCCGTGCCTTGGAGGCCCTGGGCATCGACGATGTCGCGGTCGTCGGTTTGGCCAAGCGCCTCGAGGAGGTCTGGGTGCCGGGCGACGACTTCCCCGTCATACTGCCGCGCACCAGCGACGGTCTCTACCTGCTGCAACGGCTGCGCGACGAGGCGCACCGGTTCGCGATCACCTTCCACCGGCAACGCCGCTCCAAGGCGATGACCACATCCGCGCTCGACGACGTGCCGGGCCTCGGGGCGGTGCGTCGCAAGGCGCTGCTGCGCGAATTCGGCTCGGTCAAGCGCCTCAAAGCAGCCGACGTCGACGATCTCGCAGCGGTCAAGGGCATCGGGCCGGGTCTCGCCGCGACGATCCATGCCCACTTGCGAGAAGATGGCGACGCCGCACCCGCCGTCAACCTCACCACCGGTGAAGTCCTGGACTGA
- the tpiA gene encoding triose-phosphate isomerase, with the protein MAATKDAAPAGRVPLIAGNWKMNLDHQQATVLVQKLDWTLRDKKHDHAATEVAVLPPFTDIRSVQTLIDGDRLRLKFGAQDLSEHDAGAYTGEVSGAFLAKLGCTYVVVGHSERREHHAETDEVVGAKVTAAYRHGLTPILCVGESLEVRQAGEHVPYVVAQLTAALRGLPAEHAASIVVAYEPVWAIGTGEVATPDDAQEVCSALRDALAELYSGDLADGVRLLYGGSVKSGNVASIMAKDDVDGALVGGASLDPAEFAAICRFKAHQGVVA; encoded by the coding sequence ATGGCCGCAACGAAAGACGCCGCGCCCGCCGGTCGCGTGCCCCTGATCGCCGGCAACTGGAAGATGAACCTGGACCACCAGCAGGCGACGGTGCTGGTGCAGAAACTCGACTGGACGCTGCGCGACAAGAAGCACGACCACGCCGCCACCGAGGTCGCGGTGCTGCCCCCGTTCACCGACATACGGTCGGTCCAGACCCTCATCGACGGTGACCGGCTGCGGCTGAAGTTCGGTGCTCAGGATCTCTCCGAACACGACGCCGGCGCCTACACCGGTGAGGTGTCCGGTGCCTTTCTGGCCAAACTGGGCTGCACGTATGTCGTCGTGGGTCACAGCGAGCGGCGCGAGCACCACGCCGAGACCGACGAGGTCGTCGGCGCCAAGGTCACGGCGGCATACCGCCACGGACTCACCCCCATCCTGTGTGTCGGGGAGTCGCTGGAGGTGCGTCAGGCGGGCGAGCACGTGCCGTATGTCGTGGCTCAGTTGACCGCCGCTCTTCGGGGCCTGCCCGCCGAGCACGCTGCATCGATCGTGGTTGCATACGAGCCGGTGTGGGCCATCGGCACCGGTGAGGTCGCGACACCGGACGACGCGCAGGAGGTGTGCTCCGCGCTGCGCGACGCGCTGGCCGAGCTCTACTCCGGTGACCTGGCCGACGGAGTCCGCCTGCTGTACGGCGGGTCGGTGAAGTCCGGCAACGTCGCATCCATCATGGCCAAGGACGACGTCGACGGCGCACTGGTCGGCGGCGCATCCCTCGACCCGGCCGAGTTCGCCGCGATCTGCCGCTTCAAGGCGCACCAGGGTGTCGTGGCCTGA
- the whiA gene encoding DNA-binding protein WhiA, translated as MSMTAAVKDELSRFAVTKTCCRKAEISSILRFAGGLHIIGGRIVIEAELDTAAAARRLRQSIAEVYGQTPEVLVMNSGGLRKGSRYIVRVVNDGEALARQTGLIDHRGRPVRGLPPRVVNGSVCDAEAAWRGAFLAHGSLTEPGRSSSMEVTCPGQEAALALVGAARRLGVQAKARDVRGVDRVVIRDGDAIGAMLTRLGATDVFLAWEERRIRREVRATANRLANFDDANLRRSVQAAVAAGARVERAMEILGDDVPDHLAQAGRLRLDFKEASLEELGQKAEPQMTKDAVAGRIRRLLAMADKKAAELGIPGTDANLTPEMLDS; from the coding sequence ATGTCGATGACCGCAGCCGTCAAGGACGAACTCAGTCGGTTTGCCGTCACCAAGACCTGTTGCCGTAAAGCCGAGATCTCCTCGATCCTGCGATTCGCGGGCGGGTTGCACATTATCGGTGGGCGCATCGTGATCGAGGCCGAACTCGACACGGCCGCCGCGGCACGCCGCCTGCGCCAGTCGATCGCGGAGGTCTACGGGCAGACCCCGGAGGTGCTGGTCATGAACAGCGGCGGCCTGCGCAAAGGCAGCCGGTACATCGTGCGCGTGGTCAACGACGGCGAGGCGCTCGCCCGGCAGACCGGTCTGATCGACCACCGCGGTCGGCCGGTGCGCGGTCTGCCCCCGCGCGTCGTCAACGGCTCGGTCTGCGATGCGGAGGCCGCGTGGCGCGGCGCCTTCCTGGCACACGGTTCGCTCACCGAGCCCGGCCGGTCGTCCTCGATGGAGGTCACCTGCCCGGGTCAGGAAGCCGCACTCGCTCTCGTGGGCGCGGCGCGGCGCCTGGGAGTGCAGGCCAAGGCACGCGACGTCCGCGGGGTCGACCGGGTCGTCATACGTGACGGAGATGCCATCGGTGCCATGTTGACCCGTCTCGGCGCCACCGACGTCTTCCTGGCGTGGGAGGAGCGCCGGATCCGTCGCGAAGTACGCGCTACCGCCAACCGACTGGCCAACTTCGACGACGCGAATCTGCGGCGGTCCGTGCAGGCGGCCGTCGCGGCCGGTGCGCGTGTCGAGCGCGCCATGGAGATCCTCGGAGACGACGTCCCCGACCACCTGGCCCAGGCAGGCCGGCTGCGGCTGGACTTCAAGGAGGCCAGCCTCGAGGAGCTCGGCCAGAAGGCCGAGCCGCAGATGACCAAGGACGCCGTCGCGGGTCGCATCCGCCGGTTGCTGGCGATGGCCGACAAGAAGGCCGCCGAGCTCGGCATTCCCGGCACCGACGCCAACCTCACCCCGGAGATGCTCGACAGCTGA